The window TCGTGCAGGTGGCCATCGAGAGAGGATACACGGCCCAGGGAGAAATGTTTTCAGGTAGGTTGGGTGTGGAAGGGTGTCACCCAGATGTCCTGCAGGAGGGGACTGGAGAGCTTGGCTGGGACACATCAGGCACATGGGGGACTTTGTTCCATTCTTTGCGCCcttcacacccccaccccccgccgaaGTAGAGCAGAGTGTTATGAGGTGGACTCTGGAACCAGGCCACCTGGGTTCCCAGCCCAGCTCTGCCGCTTCCTGCTGCGTCACCATAGACAAGCAACTTATCCTCTCTGTGCCTCacgttttttttaaaatttttattgcaataGAGTTGCTTCACAATGCTGTCAGTTTCTGCTGGACGGCAGGATCGGTCAGCCGTACACAGCCATGTATCTCCTCTCTTTAGGACTTCCTTGTCGTTCAGGTCACCATAGTGCagtgagttgagttccctgttctatacagtggATTCTCGTTAGTTGTCTGTTTcacacatagtatcaatagtatacACGTGTCAATTGCgatctcccagttcctcccacccccgccccatggGTACCCACACATTTATTCTCTGCGTCTGTGTGTCAGTGTCTCTGTTTTGCCAATAGGATCGTGTGTACCAGTTTTCTAAATCCCACACACATGCATTAATACAGGATCTGTGTCTTTCTCTGTGGCTCATTTTCCACATATGTACAAAGAGATGATGGTCAAGATGAAGGTTATAGGCATTGATTCCTAAAAGCCTTTTTCCCAGTGCCTGGTGCACAGTGACTGCTCCTCGTGTGTCTGCTCTGTCCCTGCAGTGGCTGACATGGGCAGGCTGGCCCAAGAGGCACTGGGCTGCCAGGCAGAGGTGCTCTGCGGCGGCCTGGGCGGTCCCAACAGAGACCGCATCCTGCAGCACATTGTCGCCGGACACCCCCTCCTTATCCCGTATCCCAGGGTCAGGGAGGGAGCCGGGCTGGGATGGGGGGAGTCGGCGAGGGGGGCGGGTGTCCCGGGGCCGCCCGCAGCATTGGCCTTGACTGCAGTGCAGCTACGACGAGGACTTCAACCACGAGCCGTGTCAGAGGAAGGGCCACAAGGCCCACTGGGCTGTGAGCGCAGGTGggttcccctcccctgccctgacCCTCACCGCGGGCCTGCCTGATCCCCAGTCTCCCCTCCTCACGTGCTCACCCTCGTGCCAGCCCCTCCGCAGTACTCCAGGCGGGAGCCAGGGTTGGCTCACCTTTGTCCCTACAGGGTAGTTAGCAGGGTCCTGGCCGGCAGCAGGTACTTCAGCATCTGTcaatcagggtttttcccaaacAAGAAACTCAGAGCACAGGGGAGGATCAAACTGGACTGCAAACCTGGCCCAGACACTCCCAGGCTCTGTGACTCTGGGCCTCCAGGTCCCCATCTGGAAATCAGGGTGACAACAGTCCCCAGGACAGAGGGCTGTTTGAATGTTCAAACTCTTTAAATGGTGCCTGGTACGTTCCACGTCTGTTGCTATTAGCTATAGTCAGCACCTTCGTCTCTCCACCTGCCTGCTAGAAGGCGGCGCCCTGGTGTGCTCACTTCGGAGCACAGCTCTCCGGGACAGCTCGCAGCGGCTAGGCGGTGACGTCTGCTCTGTTCCCTGCTGCCAGGCTGTCGGCAGGATGTAAAATGCCTGCAGTTCTCCAGCCCAGCACCGTGGGTTCAGATCCAAGCCCAGCTGTGCCCCCGCTGTGTACAGTGCAGGGATCTTGCCAGCGCCCCCCCCCCGGAGGGCTGTGGGGGGACTCTGGGAGCCCCAGCCCCTCGTCAGGACTCGGCTCCTCCTCAcagcctctccctctccccccagggGTCCTGCTGGGTGTGCAGCGTGTGCCCAGCCTTGGCTACTCGGAGGATCCCGAGCTGCCAGGCCTGTTccacccagtgcctggcacaccccACCAGCCACCATCCCTGCCGGAAGAAGGCTCCCCGGGGGCTGTCTACCTGCTCGCCAAGCAGGGCAAGAGTTGGCACCACCAGCTGTGGGACTATGACCAGGTCCGGGACAGCAACCTGCAGCTGACGGACTTCTCGCCCTCTCGGGCTGCGGATGGCCGGGAGTACGTGGTGCCTGCCGGCGGGGTGCGGGCCGGCCTCTGTGGCCAGGCCCTGCTCCTCCGACCACAGCACTCCAGCCACTAGGCTGCTGCGGCCCCAGCTCAGCTGTGTCACCAGGCACAGCGTGCCTCAGCTTCTCCTTCTGAGTGGCAGCCCAAGGGGTTGGACTGGACCTTCAACCAGAGGTTCTTTGTGCAGGGTCCCCCCGAATCCATCCTGGGCATCACCCCAACTCCCCCAAGCCCACCTGCcagtattgagcacctactctgggCTGGGGTTATAGCCAGGAGCCACACAGACCGGCTGCCTCTCTGCAGGGGAGAGACTGACAACCTCTGAGACCCCAGGACTTGTCCACCCCCACCATCAGTGCTGCACCCACCCATTTCTGGATGCCAACCACCCTTTCCCTgcaccccttcctgcctcccagtGTCTTTACATCGAGCCGGGGAAGCCTTTTAAAACACGAACCACGGACttcctggcgatccagtggtcgagactccgtgcttccactgtaggggccACAggttctgatccctggttgggaactaagatcctgcatgccacatggtgcgaccagaaacaaaacccaaacacaAACCACATTTCACCACTGCCTTCCAGAGAAGCTTCCAGCACCTCTTGTATGCTCCTCATGCAGCATCCTCCTGGATACTAAACTCACCCCAGGCTCTTCCTTCTCACACTTTCTGCCACCACTGCCTGTGGTCTCAGGTGCCTGTGGTGTCCCGTCCCTGCACCCAGCCCTCCGGTACAGTTCCTGAACTCCTCAGTCCCGGCTGCTTATCACTTCCTCAGGGAAGAGGCCCTCAGGCTCAGCACCTCTCCCACCTGTGTTCTCTCctgatttaaaaagcaaaagctcCCACTGCTAGTTATTTGTGCCAACCCCTTCACAACCCTGTTAACTCATGTAAGGAGGGTGCTAGGTCCTCCCAGTTTGAGAGAAAAACAGGCTGGAGAAGTGCTGTCACTGGCCTGAGGTCACAGGGCTGGCCagtggcagagacagagagatgacCATTTAATGACTGCCTGCTGCATCCACTGAGCAAGGGGAGGAACAGGTCTGTCTCGGCCCATGCTGTGTCCCCAGTGCCCGACAGGGTTTTATTAGACACTGTACAGTGGAGTGTTTCTTACCCATCCCACCCTGACACCCAGGTTGGCAGTGTCTGGTGCACCATCCTGGGAGCCCTTGAACTCTGAGCTGTCTCGGTCACCGCTTTGTCCCCTGCACAGAGCCAGGCACAGGAGTAGCGACTCAGTGAAGCTGATGAATGAATCACCAGCTCTGAGCCCACTTCTACCTGAGACCTGTCATTATCCCCTCACCCCGTGCAGCGCTAATGCTCAAATTATGAGCTTTGAGCCCATAAGCTCcaggtacaaaaaaaaaacagaccacaAAGTGGACTATGAATGTGTTTATTGGGGTGTTGTCACAGGAGGAAGGCAGTGAAGCGATGTTGCCTCCTGATCCCTAGCGCGGCCCCATCTAACAACTACCTCTCTCGTATAAATAAGTATAAAGATGGTCAGTAGAAAAGGAGCAACCCTCAGCCTGGAAGACCGCGCCAGAGCTTTGGCTAAGGGGGGAGGGGCTCCACCCACACCTCAGGGTGCTGGGGTCTTTTGGTTTGGACCAAGTTGCCAGCCCCACCCACCCTGCACCTCAGGCCCAGTCAAGCAGGGCATCTTCTCAGCAGAGGCCGGAGAGGGGGCACTCCCGAGGAAAGTGGCTGGGTCCCAAGCCAGGCCCAAGTCTGCCTGGCGTCTGAAAGCCCTTCCTGTGACCGCAGCCCGctaggaggaaggagacagaagagggcagagggcagaaggaggaAGTCCCCAGGCTGAGGCTAGTGCCTGAGGGTCGAGGTGGTGCTGTCACGGTGGCGGCATGGGACGTGGTTGTGGTTTCGGTCGGCAGGGGGTCAGCAGTTCTCCCATGAGCAGGGGAGGAACTCGTGGGGCCAAGGGCAGGTAGGACAGGGTGAGCCGAGCCCTGCCCAGCAGTGTCAGCTCTCAGGCCCGACCCCCAGCGCCACACCCTCAGAGCCTCTGCCAGCCTTGGCAGCCCCCCAATGAAGAGTGGGGGCTATGACTCCTGGGTGGGAGGAGAGCCGCTGCGTTTGTTCACTAATGAGGTCTGGTTCTGCCGGCCCGCCAGCAGCCAGCCCGCAGAGGGAGGGGCTGTGGTTACAGTCACTCATGTGGTGACAGGCCCGAGGTCACGCCTGTACCGTGCAATCACGTGCACTGTGTTCTTTCAGGGCGCGTGGTTTAGCTGCAGCCTCTGCATTCCCTCCTGGCTGGCCAGGGGCCCAGTCTGGTTCTGACTCAGCTGTGGACCCCAGCCAGGTCACACTGCCTCTCTGGTTCTTAATAACCTTCCATCACATCGAAGGGTGGGGcgggcccccacccccatctccaagGCCCTTCGGATCTTCCGCACTGGTCCTGCGTGGTGTGCGATGCAACCTCTCCCATCCCTGGACTTCAGCTCCCCTGTGGCTGACCTCAGGCCCCCTCGCATCTTGGGGCCCCTCCAGTCAGATGGGCACCATCCAGTAAATGAACCTGGTTGTGGACGAGCAGGTCAACTTCGggccaggccctggaggaggcagaTCATGTTGTCCAGGCCCCAGAGGTAGCCATCCTCACGGTTGCCCTCAGCCCAGGGCAGCCGATGGCTGAGCGTCTGGTGGTCAGGCAGGGCCACAGTCTTGCCGAAGTCGATCATCCAGACCTTGGCCAGGCCGGTGTGGTCGTGAACAAAGAGGAGGGAACTGCCTACCACCTGCAGAGGGAGAGACAAGGTTAAAGGGAGGGGCAGGCACGGCCAAGGTCCCTGCCCCAGCAGACAGCTGAGGGTGGCTGATAGCATGGACtttggagccaggctgcctgggttcaagccccagctctgccacttacaggCTGCAGGGCTCTGGGCAGGGGACTTTTAACTCTCCTTATCTCTATATCATCACATACAAATAGGGAATAATGGAAAAAGTACTATTTACATTGAAGACTgctatgcatattatatataggAAGTAATCCACATAAAGCTCTTAGAAGACGGGCCTGtataaacaaatgcaaaatagggatttccctggtggtccagtggttaagaatccacattgcaatgcaagggacaaggACTCAGGCAACTAAGCCCCAGTGCTGCAACtcctaagcctgtgcactgcaactagaaagaaGTCAGTGGCTAGAGAAGCCCGAGAGCTGTAACTGAGACCTGacacagctaaaataaaaaaattttaatgtgaaacAGTGTTAGCTGTTACCCCTTTTCAAACTGGGGTACAAAATCCAATGCCTGCAGGATCCTAAatgggtcagaggagcctggtggggactGAGGGTGTGGATAATGCCTCCTCATGGTAAGAGGCAGCAGCTGCTCAGCCCCAGGGAATTGCTACTGGTGACCCAAGGCAAGGGGCTTCCTTTTTTCcaggctgtttcctcatctgtagaatggggatgaTGGTAAGAGCCCCTCCCTCCTGGGATCATTGCAGCATTCCATGTTCCACAGCTCACAAACTGCCTTGTGGAGCTGGGCACACCGCCCTAGGGAGATACTgggctgttttttcttttttaaattagaaatacagggcttccctggagactaagtggtaaagaatctgcctgccaatgcaggagacatgggttcgatccctggtccaggaagatctcacatgctgtggaccAGCTAAGCCGGTGCACTGCAACTAATGATCCTGTGcactagagcccgggaaccacaactactgaagcacacgtgccctacagcctgtgctctacaacaagagaagccactgcaatgagaagcctgcacaccgcaacgaAGGGTAGCCCCGgctttctgcaactagagaaagctcgagCAGCAgctgtgaagacccagcacagccaaaaataaatagataaaacaatttttttaaattagcaacACATTCCTTCCTCTTGTCTAACCAGGTTTGCAAGCCCCTCCCTTCTTCTAGTTGGGTTTCAAACATCAGTTTTTCCAGAGAACCCAGAGGATGGGGCAGCTGAGCAGGTGGCTGTCAGGAGAGGCGACGCCGCCCAGGTGTGGACGGCTGTTGGCATATAGGGAGGGGCCCAGGACTGCCACGTCTCCTGTGGTCCAAAGGAAACTAGAAATCCTGGTTTTGCTATGAAGTCTCAGATTTTAAATCTTGGCAactcgtttttttttttcagattctagtCACCAGGCAAGTGAAACCAAACACGAGGATAGAAGAGACAGAGTCCCCAAGCCTCCTCTTTGTGCCTCGCATGTGAAGCTCAAAGGCAGTGACGATGATGAGAGTGATGGTCACTAATGACAAATGTGACAGTAAAAACTGGCACACACTGAAGGTTTCCTGTGGACTGGACTTTACCTAAGTTAATCCACTTAACCTTCACAACACCCAGGAGGCAGGTGCTACTGGTACCCTGTCCTACGGGTCAGGAGACAGGCCTGCAGAGCCACTGCCCAGGCAGCTGGGGTTCAAACACGGGCCCGCCCGACTCCCAGATGTGGCTCTTTCGGCAGTCAGTGATaacaggagaaagaggagagagggactTGGAAGAGAGAGATGGAAGAGCATGGAGATACACCTGGTGACATCACCACAGACTTCCTGAGACAGCCCCAGAGAGGTGACAGCTTCCAAAGAGACACAGGCTgggaaagggagggggagagCTGCCAAAGGAGGAATGCAGGGAACAATAACTGTAAGTAATCATGGAGACTCCCCTGGcaatgcagtggttaagaatcctcattccagatcccacatgcagtgaagcagctaagcccatgcatgTGCAACGATTAAGCCTGTGCACTAGAGCCCAGGAACTActgactgagcccacatgccccagagcccatgctccgaaaCGAGAGGccacgcaatgagaagcccttgcaccacaactagagagtagcccctgctctccacagctagagtcccagggcagccaaagatataaaaatacataaaattattttcttcagtgagagaagaacctgccttccaatgcagggaacttaGGTTCAATCtgtagttggggaactaagattccacatgccacagagcaactaagcctgagcaccaccaTCCCTGAGTCAGCACCACAACgaagatctcgcatgccacagctaagacctgatgcagccaaaaataaagaaaaattatgttaaataataattatgGCTACGAAATCATCACAAGAGCTGGGAACTTTTCTGCACTCTGAACAGCACTCTGTATTCGCTCAGGTCCACCTCAGCAGCTCCATAAGGAAGGTACTATTTTCCCTTCCTGTATCaggaggaaaccaaggcccaagGGGGGCAGGTCACATGCCCCAGGTCACATGGCCGGGCCAGCCTTCATCCCAGGCCAGCTGCCTGCAGTTCATGCTCCTAACTGTCCCCCTCCCTGAAATTCCTGATGCTGTTTACCCTAAAGAAGCAAACCCCCCAAACCTGGGGGAGGGGCCTCTTGTTTTTTTTGGATGTGCCACAagctttgtgggatcttagttcccgaactggggattgaacccaggccctcagcagtgagagtccTTACCACCAGACCGCCAGGGAGTTCCCTCAGGGTCTCCTTTTATAGCTTTGGCAGGTGACCCTGTCAGCGGTTTCTCCTGAGGCCACCTGGACCCAGACGCCCTACACACACAGGGCCCTCTGTCCCATGGCAGCTGGGGCTCGCACCTCGTGGGTCCTGAAGAACGGGGAGCTCTCCAGAGCTTCACGAAGGTCTTCTAGGCGTGCCACGTACTTTCTCTGCAGGTGAGAGGGAAGATTTCTGGTTAGTTCATGGACTTTGTGGGTCCTTACCCACCTTGAGATCTGACTCCATCTCATTCCCCCAAAGGAGTGGTTAGACCCCAGCCAGGATGGGATAAGAGGAGCCATGGGAAAAtggcggggggcggcggggggggggggcaggattGGAGGCATCAGGGTGGCACAGACAAGAGTGTAGCTGGTAGATTATATGAATGCCCACAATTCCTAGCAGCTTTTCCTGCCAAGAGGCAGACTCTTTCCTTTATAATGTAGGCTTGGTCATATGAGTTGCTTTGGTCAATAGAACCTTGCGGGTATGAAGGTGGCCATTCTGAGCCCAGTCATTGAGAGACCTTGCTTTTTCACTTGCTCTCTTGGCCTGCTGCTTCCACTGTGAGAACAAGCCCAGGCCAGCCTGCCGGGCGATCAAGCCAGGAGCTGAGACAGTGAGGCAGCCACCAGACATGACAGCAGGGTGCTCCTGGCCCTGCCAACCCTGACAAGACAGTGAGCAATGCCAGCCCCGTGTCAGCTGAAGCAAAAGATGGTTAACATGGGAGGAACAAGGATGTGGCAGTCCTACGCTTCTAAATATGGGGGCACGGGTGTCCTGCTCACCAGGATTGTGTGGTTCCCGTCCACAAAATCCTCCAACACCTTTGTCACCTGCTCCAGCTTCTGCGTCTTCTTGAAGTTAGTGTTGCAGGTCCCATCGGCTTTCTGCAAGACGAGGGGTATCATGGCTTTTCCTTCCCACACCCAACACCAAGCAGCCTCAGACACCTCTGGGGGGCAACTACCTGCCTCCAGGCTTACTTGCTGTTTAGGGGAAGCCAGCCCACCTGGTCATACTCCTGAGCAACCAGTCCTTCGGCTCTGACCTTGAACCCCCCTGGTTGAACTGCTCTAGCCAAGTGGGCTTTGGAGAGGCTTGGATGTGGCTTTGAATCATGGCTCTGATACTCCCTAACTCAGTGGTCTTGAGCAAGTCATTTCACCTGCCTCAaccttgatttcctcatctggaaaatgggattgTGTTAATATCCACCTCCTAAAGCTGGTATAAGGATTAGGAGAGCCTGAGTGTGTAGGATCCATAGCATAGTGCTGGGCACCACTCAATAaagtgctcagtcactgagtcgtgtctgactctttatgaccccatggactgtagcccgtcaggctcctctgttcatggaaattttcaggcaagattattggagatgctttcaaactgtggtgctagagaagactcttgagagtcccttggacttcaaggagctcaaactagtcaatcctaaaggaaatcaaccctgaatattcgttaggaaggactgatactgaagctgaagctccaatactgtggccacctaaagtgaagagccaactcattggaaaagaccctgatgctgaagaagactgagggcaggagaagaagggggcgacagaggatgagatggttggatggcatcaccaactcaatggatgtgagtttaagcaagctctgaaagatggcaaaggagaaggaagcctagagtgctgcagtccatggggtcgcaaagagtcggacacgacttagcgactcaacaactctaggggatcttccctacccagggatcgaacctgcgtgtcttgcatctcctgcactggcaggtggattctttaccactgggccatctgAGAAGCTCCCATGCTACACTTGATCTTAGTCAAAAGGCAGAGAAGCAATAAAATAAAGGAGAATAATGTCATTTGTTACATCTGAGAGAGGTACAAAGGGCCCCCTGAGTCATCCTACCAGGCTATGCCAGCCAGGTCCCCTGTGGGCAATGGTAACATAGAGGTAACAGCACAGCTATAATCAGATGAGGGAGGCAGACACTGAATAAGATCATCATAAAGGGAGATAAGATAAGGGAGTGTAGGAAGTTATAAGGAGGTAAAGAGAGGCCCTGAACTAGCAGGACAGAAatcaaggagggcttcctggagggagTGGAATTTGGAAGCAGACTGGAAAATAACTGAGAGTCAGTCAAccaggggaaaggggaagagcAGCCCTGGCACAGGAAAGAGCAAGTGCAGAGGGCCTGTGGCAGGAGACAGGAGGACcctttcaaagaaatgaaagtacTTCACTGTGCCATTTATAGGGGCTTGTGGCACACCCACAGAGAGCTAACAcagcaggaaaagaaaggaaggaaggcaggagggaggaaaatctctctctctctgcaatgATAAGAAAAATTCTCCAGGACCATGCCATCTTTTtaagaaagggaggaaaatgtAGGATACACAGCTGCATTTGTTTGTATATAcaggaagaaatataagaaaCTGATCAAGTGGTTCCCCATGAGcaggtgtggggctgggggcggggggcgggcacaGAACAGGAAGAAGAGCAACAGGGTTGGGAGAGAGATTTCTTTTACAGTATTTtgactttcaaactgtggtggaTAGCTATagatttaatttacaaaaaaaaagaagaaagagaaaacttttcTGCATAAGGAGGAAAAAGCCCATCCAGCTGCTGTGTTGGATGATGGATCAGAGTGGGTGAGATCAGCATCCCGGAGCCCAGAGGGGCTGGGGTACGAGAATATGGGGCTGGACTCGGACAGGGCCTCGGGGAGGGGGAAAGAAGATGGAATCAAGAGACTTTCAGGCGGGTGGATAAACAAAACTTGGTCTGTGACAGACATGGCAGGAACAGAGAAGTGGACCTCTCCCAGCCTGTTTTTCCATCCTCTGCAGTCTCCTGCTCGCTCTCCAAATCGGGcatctttccagttttttttctgACATCCTAGTTGGTTGGTTTTTCTGTCACTCTGTCTCAGACCTAGCTCTTAGCCCTCCGGAAACAGGCCAGCAGCTCCTGGGCCTCACCTTGATGCCCTCGATCCGGAAGCCCAGGGTGGACGTCGAGCTCACGGTCTCCCTCCACTGCATGTAGCGGGGCTTGGTGACCGCACACTGGGCATGCTCCTCGGGGGTGGGGGCCCCGGGGTCCACAGCCACCATCTTCTCATACATGTCCTTCCGGGGCCGGGGCCGTTCTCGCGCCTtcaccagctcctcctccaggtagGTCCTGGGACACAAAGGATGTAACAAGGGAAACTATGAGGAACAAACCTGGAGGACTTTTACTCCCTGATATCAAGGAGTGTTATAAAACTACAGTGTGGCacaagaatagacaaatagatcaatggactGGGACAGAGTCCACAAACAGACACACAAGTGCATTCACCCGATTTATGACAAGGAAGGCACTGCAATTCAGTGGGGAAAGAGTAGTCTTTTCAATCAATGATACTGGGTCAACAGGATATCCCTATGGAAAGGGAAAATGAACCTCAATTCCTGcctcacaccatatataaaaattacatcTAGATGGATTGCAGATCTAAATGTGAAAGTTAAAACAAAgcttgtaggggcttccctggtatctcagtggtaaagaatctgcctgccaatgcaggagatacaggtttgatccctggtccaggaagatcccacacgccacagagcaactaagcccatatgccacaactattgaacctgtgctctagagcccaggaaccacaactactactgagcctgcacaccctagagcctgtgctctgcaacaaagagaagccactgcaataagaagcctgtgccccacaactagagagtagcccctactcgctgcaactagagaaaagcccccacggcaacaaagacccagcatagtcaaaaataaataaatattttttaaaaaaaaacaaagcttatagaagaaaacacaggagatcATCGTGATCTTAAAGTAGGCAGATTTCTTTAAAAGCTaaccataatgaaataaattGATAAACTGTACTACATTAAAAGTACTTCTATTTATCAAAAGACATTAAGAGAGTAAAATGGGAGAGTTGGAGAGAgagaatggtgtgt of the Cervus canadensis isolate Bull #8, Minnesota chromosome 18, ASM1932006v1, whole genome shotgun sequence genome contains:
- the C18H19orf54 gene encoding UPF0692 protein C19orf54 homolog yields the protein MISPCSPLEPPIPPPETPASQALNIPLPPLTPNLPELAFPPSSFQAPVPPPPPLPPPPPTTGFAPPHVFGLEKSQLLKEALERAGPVPGSREDVKRLLKLHKDRFRSDLWWILFCADLPSLIQEGPQCGLVALWMAGTLLAPPGGTSLERLVQVAIERGYTAQGEMFSVADMGRLAQEALGCQAEVLCGGLGGPNRDRILQHIVAGHPLLIPYDEDFNHEPCQRKGHKAHWAVSAGVLLGVQRVPSLGYSEDPELPGLFHPVPGTPHQPPSLPEEGSPGAVYLLAKQGKSWHHQLWDYDQVRDSNLQLTDFSPSRAADGREYVVPAGGVRAGLCGQALLLRPQHSSH